The following proteins are encoded in a genomic region of Streptomyces lunaelactis:
- a CDS encoding response regulator transcription factor — protein MRVVIAEDSVLLREGLTRLLTDRGHDVVAGVGDAEALIKTVGELAAQDALPDVVVADVRMPPTHTDEGVRAAVRLRKEHPGIGVLVLSQYVEEQYATELLAGSSRGVGYLLKDRVAEVREFVDAVVRVARGGTALDPEVVAQLLGRSRKQDVLAGLTPREREVLGLMAEGRTNSAIAKQLVVSDGAVEKHVSSIFLKLGLSPSDGDHRRVLAVLTYLTP, from the coding sequence GTGCGAGTGGTCATCGCCGAGGATTCAGTGCTGCTTCGGGAGGGCCTGACCCGGTTGCTGACCGACCGCGGGCACGATGTGGTCGCCGGCGTGGGGGACGCGGAAGCGCTGATCAAGACCGTGGGAGAGCTGGCCGCGCAGGACGCGCTGCCGGATGTGGTGGTCGCTGACGTGCGGATGCCGCCCACGCACACGGACGAGGGCGTACGGGCGGCGGTGCGGCTGCGCAAGGAGCATCCGGGGATCGGAGTGCTGGTCCTCTCGCAGTACGTCGAGGAGCAGTACGCCACCGAGCTGCTCGCCGGCAGCAGCCGCGGCGTCGGCTATCTGCTCAAGGACCGGGTCGCCGAGGTCCGCGAGTTCGTGGACGCCGTGGTGCGGGTTGCCCGGGGCGGCACCGCGCTGGACCCCGAGGTCGTCGCACAGCTGCTGGGCCGGAGCCGTAAACAGGACGTGCTGGCGGGTCTCACCCCGCGCGAGCGGGAGGTCCTCGGCCTCATGGCCGAGGGGCGGACGAACTCCGCGATCGCGAAACAGCTGGTTGTCAGCGACGGCGCGGTCGAGAAGCATGTCAGCAGCATCTTCCTGAAGCTGGGGCTCTCCCCCAGTGACGGGGATCATCGGCGTGTACTGGCGGTGCTGACCTATCTGACGCCTTAA
- a CDS encoding sensor histidine kinase: MATDYRSDRPARPEPRDHFLPPALRAPLEGRTWREFGYLLLSLPMSIVFFSFAITAVSLGAGLLVTFLGIPVLAAGLAGCLGLGAVERARARGLLHLDVAGPAPVRGKKSGLMSWVGAVLKSGASWRHLLYAVLHFPWAIFAFVVSVTFWVTGWGLLLYPLWRWTFPRFLDQPGISLYGDADGTQLYVDTPFEIGATAAVGLVLVFASPWLIRGLVSVDRMMVAGLLGPSRLATRVVELESDRGVVVDTAAADLRRIERDLHDGAQARLVALAMDLGLAKEKLTEDPEAAARMVDEAHGEVKVALQELRDLARGIHPAVLTDRGLDAALSSVASRCTVPVTVEVDLPARPAPAIEGIAYFTVSELLQNVSKHAQARRATVDVWRSQDRLMLQVTDDGTGGADLSAGSGLAGLAERLGAVDGILAVDSPTGGPTRVIAELPWRA; this comes from the coding sequence ATGGCCACGGACTACCGATCGGATCGGCCGGCGCGACCGGAGCCCCGGGACCACTTCCTCCCCCCGGCTCTGCGCGCACCGCTCGAAGGCCGCACCTGGCGCGAGTTCGGCTATCTGCTGCTGAGCCTCCCGATGAGCATCGTGTTCTTCTCCTTCGCCATCACGGCCGTCTCGCTCGGCGCGGGCCTGCTCGTCACCTTCCTCGGCATCCCGGTGCTGGCCGCCGGTCTGGCCGGCTGCCTCGGTCTCGGCGCCGTGGAGCGCGCACGGGCCCGGGGGCTGCTGCACCTCGACGTCGCCGGCCCGGCTCCGGTGCGCGGCAAGAAGAGCGGGCTGATGTCCTGGGTCGGCGCGGTCCTCAAGAGCGGGGCGTCCTGGCGGCATCTGCTCTACGCGGTGCTGCACTTCCCGTGGGCGATCTTCGCGTTCGTGGTCTCGGTGACCTTCTGGGTCACCGGCTGGGGCCTGCTGCTCTACCCCCTGTGGCGGTGGACGTTCCCCCGCTTCCTCGACCAGCCGGGCATCTCGCTCTACGGCGACGCCGACGGGACGCAGCTGTACGTCGACACGCCGTTCGAGATCGGCGCCACCGCCGCGGTCGGCCTGGTGCTGGTCTTCGCCTCCCCCTGGCTGATTCGTGGCCTCGTCTCGGTGGACCGGATGATGGTCGCCGGGCTCCTCGGGCCCTCCCGGCTCGCCACGCGCGTCGTCGAGCTCGAGTCGGACCGCGGCGTGGTCGTGGACACGGCGGCCGCGGACCTGCGCCGTATCGAGCGCGATCTGCACGACGGCGCGCAGGCCCGCCTCGTCGCCCTCGCCATGGACCTGGGTCTCGCCAAGGAGAAGCTGACCGAGGATCCCGAGGCGGCCGCCCGGATGGTGGACGAGGCGCACGGCGAGGTGAAGGTGGCTCTGCAGGAGCTGCGCGATCTGGCCCGCGGCATCCACCCGGCGGTACTGACCGACCGCGGACTGGACGCCGCGCTCTCCTCCGTCGCCTCCCGCTGCACCGTCCCGGTGACGGTCGAGGTCGACCTGCCCGCCCGGCCCGCCCCCGCCATCGAGGGCATCGCGTACTTCACCGTGTCCGAGCTGCTCCAGAACGTGAGCAAGCACGCGCAGGCGCGCCGCGCCACGGTGGACGTCTGGCGCTCCCAGGACCGGCTGATGTTGCAGGTCACGGACGACGGCACGGGCGGCGCGGACCTCTCCGCGGGCAGCGGTCTCGCGGGGCTGGCGGAGCGGCTGGGCGCGGTGGACGGCATCCTGGCGGTGGATTCGCCGACCGGCGGCCCGACGAGGGTGATCGCCGAGCTGCCCTGGCGGGCCTGA